One genomic window of Bradyrhizobium sp. CCGE-LA001 includes the following:
- a CDS encoding LysR family transcriptional regulator, producing MDWDLCRTFVAVADTGSFTAAARRLHASHPTVSRKIAALEAQLGTKLLARAADGYVLTADGRALREHADAMAAAALRAEAAVGAGGRKARGTVKLSIGATLASHWLMPRLRSFLDAHDHIRLEIITHPFPASVRRREADVVLRPVDSGEENLVGRKIGRLGTGFYASRDYAAGRALPERSAEWKGHSVIGFADQDSNAQLARWSDTITRQGTVVMRCSSQGDMLAAVRAGIGISALSCFVAESYPDLVRVAPQKLVSIADLWLLAHPDLVELPAVRAVIEFVAQCARVDRERLRG from the coding sequence ATGGATTGGGATCTCTGCAGGACCTTCGTTGCGGTCGCCGACACCGGCAGCTTCACCGCCGCGGCGCGCCGGCTGCATGCCAGCCATCCGACTGTCAGCCGCAAGATCGCGGCGCTGGAGGCGCAACTCGGTACCAAGCTGCTGGCGCGCGCCGCCGATGGTTACGTGCTCACCGCCGATGGGCGCGCCCTGCGCGAGCACGCGGACGCGATGGCCGCCGCCGCGCTCCGGGCCGAGGCGGCGGTCGGCGCCGGTGGTCGCAAGGCGCGCGGCACGGTCAAGCTGTCGATCGGAGCGACGCTGGCCTCGCACTGGCTGATGCCGCGGCTGCGATCCTTCCTGGATGCGCATGATCACATCCGGCTCGAGATCATCACCCATCCGTTTCCGGCCAGCGTGCGGCGGCGGGAGGCCGACGTGGTGCTGCGCCCGGTCGACAGCGGCGAGGAGAATCTGGTCGGCCGCAAGATCGGTCGCCTCGGCACCGGTTTCTATGCGTCGCGCGATTATGCTGCGGGCCGCGCCCTGCCGGAACGCAGCGCCGAGTGGAAGGGGCACAGCGTGATCGGCTTTGCCGATCAGGATTCCAATGCACAGCTGGCGCGCTGGAGCGATACGATCACGCGCCAGGGCACCGTCGTGATGCGCTGCTCCTCGCAGGGCGACATGCTGGCGGCGGTGCGCGCCGGGATCGGAATCTCCGCGCTGTCCTGCTTCGTCGCGGAGAGCTATCCGGATCTCGTGCGCGTCGCGCCGCAGAAGCTCGTCAGCATCGCCGATCTCTGGCTGCTCGCCCATCCCGACCTGGTCGAACTGCCCGCGGTGCGGGCCGTGATCGAATTCGTGGCGCAATGCGCGCGCGTCGATCGCGAGCGGCTGCGGGGTTAG
- a CDS encoding DNA-3-methyladenine glycosylase family protein, producing MTIHLETQSDLEEAVHALIKRDPRLKPVLEIAGMPALRRREPGFTGLAHIVCGQQLSTASAAAIWGRLSAAFDPFDHDAVRRARTDRLGRLGLSAAKIKTLKHLAREITAQRLNLDVLAEEDADAAHHTLISLPGIGPWTADVYLLFCLGHGDAWPAGDLAVQEGIRIGLGLKARPTEKQMAPLAQPWRPLRGAAAHLWWSYYRAVKKREGVLAASS from the coding sequence ATGACCATCCACCTCGAAACCCAGTCCGATCTCGAAGAAGCCGTCCACGCGCTGATCAAGCGCGATCCGCGCCTCAAGCCGGTGCTGGAGATCGCCGGCATGCCCGCCTTGCGGCGGCGCGAGCCGGGGTTTACGGGGCTGGCGCACATCGTCTGCGGCCAACAGCTCTCGACGGCAAGCGCGGCGGCCATTTGGGGACGGCTGTCGGCTGCGTTCGATCCGTTCGACCATGACGCCGTGCGCCGCGCGCGCACCGACCGGCTGGGGCGGCTCGGCCTGTCCGCCGCCAAGATCAAGACATTGAAACATCTGGCGCGTGAAATCACTGCGCAGCGGCTGAACCTCGACGTGCTCGCGGAGGAGGACGCCGACGCCGCGCATCACACGTTGATCTCGCTGCCCGGCATCGGCCCCTGGACCGCCGACGTGTACTTGCTGTTCTGCCTCGGCCATGGCGATGCCTGGCCGGCCGGCGACCTCGCCGTGCAGGAGGGCATCCGCATCGGGCTCGGCCTGAAGGCGCGGCCGACGGAGAAGCAGATGGCGCCGCTCGCCCAACCCTGGCGTCCACTGCGCGGCGCGGCAGCACATCTGTGGTGGAGCTATTATCGCGCGGTGAAGAAACGCGAGGGCGTGCTCGCGGCGTCAAGCTAA
- the gluQRS gene encoding tRNA glutamyl-Q(34) synthetase GluQRS: protein MPPVFRFAPSPNGFLHLGHAYSALLNFERARESGGRLLLRIEDIDVTRCRPEYDGAIYEDLAWLGIAWETPVRRQSEHLADYRAALDELSALGLVYPAFESRAEIAKLVAAREADGPWPRDPDGAPLYPGDARSLSADERSRLIASGAPYALRLDIAAACRRAAGLTWNELGEGPDAEHGTVPARPEAWGDVILARKEIPTSYHLSVAVDDALQGVSEIVRGQDLFHATAVHRLLQTLLGLPEPAYRHHRLMRDGDGRKLSKSSRSTGLRELRAAGVTPAGIRQLVGLG, encoded by the coding sequence ATGCCACCCGTTTTCCGATTTGCCCCGAGCCCGAACGGCTTCCTGCATCTCGGCCACGCCTATTCCGCGCTGCTCAACTTCGAGCGTGCGCGTGAGAGCGGCGGGCGGCTGTTGCTGCGGATCGAGGATATCGACGTGACGCGCTGCCGGCCGGAATACGACGGGGCGATCTATGAGGATCTCGCCTGGCTCGGGATCGCCTGGGAGACGCCGGTGCGGCGGCAGTCGGAGCATCTGGCCGACTATCGCGCCGCGCTGGATGAGCTTTCAGCGCTCGGCCTCGTCTATCCCGCCTTCGAAAGCCGCGCCGAGATCGCCAAGCTGGTGGCCGCGCGTGAGGCCGATGGGCCGTGGCCGCGCGATCCCGACGGAGCACCGCTCTATCCCGGTGACGCCAGGTCACTGTCGGCCGACGAGCGGTCGCGGTTGATCGCATCCGGCGCGCCTTACGCGTTGCGGCTCGACATCGCCGCCGCCTGCCGCCGCGCTGCCGGCCTGACCTGGAACGAACTGGGCGAAGGACCCGATGCCGAGCACGGTACCGTCCCGGCGCGGCCGGAGGCCTGGGGCGACGTCATCCTGGCCCGCAAGGAAATACCGACCAGTTACCATTTGTCGGTGGCGGTTGACGACGCGCTCCAGGGCGTCAGCGAGATCGTGCGGGGGCAGGACCTGTTTCACGCCACCGCGGTCCACCGCTTGCTCCAAACCCTGCTCGGCCTGCCGGAACCCGCCTACCGCCACCACCGCCTGATGCGCGACGGGGACGGGCGGAAGCTGTCGAAATCGAGCCGGTCGACCGGACTGCGCGAATTGCGCGCGGCCGGCGTCACGCCGGCCGGGATCCGCCAGCTGGTGGGATTAGGTTAA
- a CDS encoding ATP-binding protein yields MAAKKRPARTTRTSRRPPRKRSGAAGRVRGRSSKAVTPDVVQAALAAFAHEVRTPLTGILAISDLLATSDLGERERRWADTIKAGAEHLASLATLFVDAARTGKGAGGSTLRQDLFDLRALARSAGDSLAGRAAAKGLQAEVDISEKLPGLVVGDSVRLRAALENLIDNAVKFTDQGGVALAVEPWRAAKGERKGKARGKGKVGIAFAVSDSGIGLTMAEIKRLFRPFTQANVTIASRFGGAGLGLSSVKQLARAMGGDITVAPRRGGGATFTLTVSLDVSGSGQSRKTKEGSEPETVATLRVLSVEDNPFGRVVLNTILAELGHFAEFIGRGEDAIDRLAQGAFDAVLMDMVLPGIDGVEAIRRIRTMPTPLARIPIIGVSGRGEDEAAAREAGADAFLVKPVSPRALATALLEATRREEAAT; encoded by the coding sequence ATGGCGGCGAAAAAGCGCCCAGCGCGCACCACGCGGACGTCCAGGCGACCGCCTCGGAAGCGGTCCGGGGCGGCCGGCCGGGTGCGCGGGCGCAGCAGCAAGGCGGTCACGCCTGACGTGGTCCAGGCCGCACTCGCCGCCTTTGCCCACGAGGTCCGCACCCCCCTGACCGGGATTCTGGCGATCAGCGACCTGCTCGCGACCTCCGATCTCGGCGAGCGGGAGCGCCGCTGGGCCGATACCATCAAGGCTGGCGCCGAACACCTGGCGAGCCTTGCCACGCTGTTCGTGGACGCTGCCAGGACGGGGAAGGGGGCGGGGGGAAGCACGCTCCGGCAGGATCTGTTCGACCTGCGGGCGCTCGCCCGCAGCGCCGGCGATTCGCTGGCCGGCCGTGCCGCCGCCAAGGGTCTTCAGGCCGAGGTCGATATTTCAGAGAAGCTGCCGGGATTGGTGGTCGGCGATTCCGTCCGTCTGCGCGCCGCGCTCGAGAACCTGATCGACAATGCCGTGAAATTCACCGATCAGGGCGGCGTGGCGCTTGCGGTCGAGCCCTGGCGTGCCGCCAAGGGCGAGCGCAAAGGCAAGGCAAGGGGCAAAGGCAAGGTCGGCATCGCCTTCGCGGTGTCCGACAGCGGCATTGGCCTCACCATGGCCGAGATCAAGCGGCTGTTCCGTCCGTTCACCCAGGCCAATGTCACCATCGCCTCGCGTTTCGGGGGCGCCGGTCTGGGCTTATCCTCGGTGAAGCAATTGGCGCGCGCCATGGGCGGTGACATCACCGTTGCGCCGCGCCGTGGCGGCGGCGCGACGTTCACCCTGACGGTGTCGCTGGATGTGTCGGGATCGGGCCAATCGCGCAAGACGAAGGAGGGGAGCGAGCCCGAGACGGTGGCCACTCTCCGCGTGCTCAGCGTCGAGGACAATCCGTTCGGCCGCGTGGTGCTCAACACCATCTTGGCCGAACTCGGCCATTTTGCCGAGTTCATCGGGCGCGGCGAGGACGCCATTGACCGTCTCGCCCAGGGCGCGTTCGACGCGGTGCTGATGGACATGGTGCTGCCGGGCATCGACGGGGTCGAAGCCATCAGGCGGATTCGCACGATGCCGACGCCGCTGGCCCGGATCCCCATCATCGGCGTCTCCGGCCGCGGCGAGGACGAGGCGGCCGCGCGCGAGGCCGGTGCCGACGCCTTCCTGGTCAAGCCTGTGTCTCCGCGGGCGCTAGCGACTGCGCTGCTTGAAGCGACACGCCGCGAGGAAGCCGCGACTTGA
- a CDS encoding YihY/virulence factor BrkB family protein: MKAIRYIYCVLEDAFYTFLADDGWAIASHIALSTLMALFPFLIVLTSLAGFFGSKELADQAASLMLQVWPKQVADSISGEVHDVLTTTRTGLLTIGAALSVYFASNGVEALRVALNRAYAVVEMRRWYWLRLESILYTLIAAFTALAMAFLIVLGPLLIEAARRHIPLFVESNESILTWLRYGITISALVVALIILHVWLPAGRRGFLQILPGIVFTIVASLISGIVFGQYLARFANNYVTMYAGLASVIIALVFLYFIAAIFVYGGELNAAIIKSRLPRGVSLQAAQSLAPAETQA; this comes from the coding sequence GTGAAAGCCATCCGCTACATTTACTGCGTCCTGGAGGATGCCTTCTACACATTCCTGGCCGATGACGGCTGGGCGATCGCCAGCCACATCGCGCTGTCGACGCTGATGGCGCTGTTCCCGTTCCTGATTGTGCTGACCTCGCTCGCCGGGTTCTTCGGCTCCAAGGAACTCGCGGACCAGGCCGCCAGCCTGATGCTGCAGGTCTGGCCCAAGCAGGTCGCCGACTCCATCTCGGGCGAGGTTCACGACGTGCTGACCACGACCCGCACTGGCCTGCTAACCATCGGCGCGGCGCTGTCGGTCTATTTCGCCTCCAACGGCGTCGAGGCGCTCCGCGTCGCGCTCAACCGCGCCTATGCGGTGGTGGAGATGCGGCGCTGGTACTGGCTGCGGCTGGAATCGATCCTTTACACGCTGATTGCTGCTTTCACCGCGCTCGCCATGGCGTTCCTGATCGTGCTCGGCCCGCTCCTGATCGAAGCGGCGCGACGCCATATCCCGCTGTTCGTCGAGTCGAACGAAAGTATCCTCACCTGGCTGCGCTACGGCATCACCATCAGCGCGCTGGTGGTGGCGCTGATCATCCTGCACGTCTGGCTGCCGGCGGGACGGCGCGGCTTCCTCCAGATCCTGCCCGGCATCGTCTTCACCATCGTGGCGTCGCTGATCTCGGGCATCGTGTTCGGCCAGTATCTGGCGCGCTTCGCCAACAATTACGTGACGATGTATGCGGGGCTCGCCTCGGTGATCATCGCACTGGTGTTCCTGTATTTCATCGCCGCGATCTTCGTTTACGGCGGCGAGCTCAACGCCGCGATCATCAAGTCGCGGCTTCCTCGCGGCGTGTCGCTTCAAGCAGCGCAGTCGCTAGCGCCCGCGGAGACACAGGCTTGA
- a CDS encoding twin transmembrane helix small protein, with translation MASILSTFILPIAVGAVALVLLLGLINMMRGGSPNTSQKLMRWRVLLQFVAIVIAMAAVWAMGR, from the coding sequence ATGGCATCTATCCTGAGTACTTTCATCCTGCCGATTGCGGTCGGCGCCGTGGCGTTGGTGCTGCTGCTCGGCCTCATCAACATGATGCGCGGCGGCTCGCCCAATACCTCGCAGAAGCTGATGCGCTGGCGCGTGCTGCTTCAGTTCGTGGCGATCGTCATCGCCATGGCTGCAGTCTGGGCGATGGGACGCTAA
- a CDS encoding cob(I)yrinic acid a,c-diamide adenosyltransferase translates to MVTLNRIYTKTGDDGTTALGTGERRPKYDLRIEAYGTVDETNAAIGVVRIYTHDLPEFDAMLGRIQNDLFDLGADLAVPEREGKAERLRVVASQVERLERDIDALNDKLAPLTSFVLPGGTPAAAHLHVARTICRRAERVIVELAAKPNEQVGAAGIQYMNRLSDFLFVASRAANGNGAGDVLWVPGQNR, encoded by the coding sequence ATGGTCACGTTGAACCGCATCTACACGAAGACCGGTGACGACGGCACGACGGCGCTCGGAACCGGCGAGCGTCGTCCGAAATACGATCTGCGCATCGAGGCCTATGGCACCGTAGACGAGACCAATGCCGCGATCGGCGTGGTGCGGATCTACACGCATGATCTTCCCGAGTTCGACGCGATGCTCGGCCGCATCCAGAATGATCTGTTCGATCTCGGTGCCGACCTCGCAGTGCCCGAGCGCGAAGGCAAAGCGGAGCGGCTGCGGGTGGTGGCGAGCCAGGTCGAGCGGCTGGAGCGTGACATCGACGCGCTCAACGACAAGCTTGCGCCGCTGACCTCCTTCGTGCTGCCCGGCGGGACGCCGGCCGCAGCTCATCTCCACGTCGCGCGTACAATATGCCGCCGTGCGGAACGCGTGATCGTGGAACTGGCGGCCAAGCCCAACGAGCAGGTGGGCGCGGCTGGCATCCAATATATGAACCGCCTGTCGGACTTCCTGTTCGTGGCCAGCCGCGCCGCCAACGGCAATGGTGCCGGCGACGTACTCTGGGTTCCCGGCCAGAACCGCTGA
- a CDS encoding electron transfer flavoprotein subunit beta/FixA family protein → MKVLVPVKRVVDYNVKVRVKGDGSGVELANVKMSMNPFDEIAVEEALRLKEGGKATEVVVVSIGPAQASETIRTGLAMGADRGILVKAEGNVEPLAVAKILKKVAEEEQPGLIILGKQAIDDDSNQTGQMLAALLGWSQATFASKLDVEGSDFKVTREVDGGLQTVKLKGPAIVTTDLRLNEPRYASLPNIMKAKKKPIAEKTVADYGVDVAARLEVLKTTEPAGRKAGVKVKDVAELVSKLKNEAGVL, encoded by the coding sequence ATGAAGGTCTTGGTGCCGGTAAAGCGGGTGGTCGATTACAACGTCAAGGTCCGCGTCAAGGGCGATGGATCGGGCGTTGAACTCGCCAACGTCAAAATGTCCATGAATCCGTTCGACGAGATCGCGGTCGAGGAAGCGCTGCGCCTGAAGGAAGGTGGCAAGGCCACCGAGGTCGTGGTGGTCTCGATCGGACCCGCGCAGGCGTCGGAGACGATCCGCACCGGGCTCGCCATGGGCGCCGACCGCGGCATCCTGGTGAAGGCCGAGGGAAATGTCGAGCCGCTCGCGGTCGCCAAGATTCTGAAGAAGGTCGCGGAAGAAGAGCAGCCGGGCCTGATCATCCTCGGCAAGCAGGCGATCGATGATGACAGCAACCAGACCGGCCAGATGCTGGCCGCGCTGCTCGGCTGGTCGCAGGCGACCTTCGCCTCCAAGCTCGATGTCGAAGGATCCGACTTCAAGGTCACCCGCGAAGTCGACGGCGGTCTGCAGACCGTGAAGCTGAAGGGACCGGCGATCGTCACCACAGACCTTCGCCTCAACGAGCCGCGCTATGCTTCGCTGCCCAACATCATGAAGGCCAAGAAGAAGCCGATCGCGGAGAAGACCGTCGCCGATTACGGCGTCGACGTCGCCGCGCGCCTCGAGGTTCTCAAGACCACTGAACCGGCGGGCCGCAAGGCGGGCGTCAAGGTCAAGGACGTCGCCGAGCTGGTGTCCAAACTCAAGAACGAAGCCGGGGTGCTCTGA
- a CDS encoding electron transfer flavoprotein subunit alpha/FixB family protein has product MTTLLIAEHDNASLKDATNKALTAAAALGADVEVLVAGQNAKAAADAAAKLAGVKKVLLADGDLYAHDLAEPLAALVVSLASGYDAIVAPATSRFKNVMPRIAALLDVMQVSEIIKVVAPDTFERPIYAGNAIQTVKSKDAKKVITVRTSTFAAAGEGGSAAVENVAAAADPGLSSFVGEEVAKSDRPELTSAKIIVSGGRAMQSRENFAKYIEPLADKLGAGVGASRAAVDAGYAPNDWQVGQTGKVVAPELYVAVGISGAIQHLAGMKDSKVIVAINKDEDAPIFQVADYGLVADLYQAVPELTAELGKLGK; this is encoded by the coding sequence ATGACGACGCTGCTGATTGCCGAACACGACAACGCGTCGTTGAAGGATGCGACCAACAAGGCTCTCACCGCGGCTGCCGCGCTCGGCGCCGACGTCGAGGTGCTGGTGGCCGGCCAGAACGCCAAGGCCGCGGCGGATGCCGCAGCCAAGCTTGCCGGCGTGAAGAAGGTGCTGCTCGCCGACGGCGACCTCTATGCGCACGATCTCGCCGAGCCGCTGGCCGCGCTGGTGGTGTCGCTGGCCTCCGGCTATGACGCGATCGTCGCGCCCGCGACCTCGCGCTTCAAGAACGTGATGCCGCGCATCGCCGCCCTGCTCGACGTCATGCAGGTCTCGGAGATCATCAAGGTGGTCGCCCCCGATACCTTCGAGCGTCCGATCTATGCCGGCAACGCCATCCAGACAGTAAAGTCCAAGGACGCCAAGAAGGTCATCACGGTGCGGACCTCGACCTTCGCCGCAGCTGGCGAAGGTGGCAGCGCGGCGGTCGAGAACGTCGCGGCGGCGGCCGATCCCGGCCTGTCGTCGTTCGTTGGTGAGGAGGTCGCCAAGAGCGACCGTCCCGAGCTGACTTCGGCCAAGATCATCGTCTCCGGTGGCCGCGCCATGCAGAGCCGCGAGAATTTCGCCAAGTACATCGAGCCGCTCGCCGACAAGCTCGGCGCTGGTGTCGGTGCCTCGCGCGCCGCGGTGGACGCCGGCTATGCGCCGAACGACTGGCAGGTCGGCCAGACCGGCAAGGTCGTGGCCCCCGAGCTCTATGTCGCCGTCGGCATTTCCGGCGCGATCCAGCATCTGGCCGGCATGAAGGACTCCAAGGTGATCGTCGCGATCAACAAGGACGAGGACGCGCCGATCTTCCAGGTCGCCGATTACGGCCTGGTCGCCGACCTCTACCAGGCGGTTCCGGAGCTCACGGCCGAACTCGGCAAACTCGGCAAGTAA
- a CDS encoding 3-hydroxybutyryl-CoA dehydrogenase, with translation MAAVIKKVGVIGAGQMGNGIAHVAALAGFDVVLNDVSADRLKSGMATINGNLARQVSKKAVSEDDKAKAMARISLAEKLDDLADCDLVIETAVEKEEVKRRIFHELCAVLKPEAIVASDTSSISITRLAAATDRPERFIGIHFMNPVPLMELVELIRGIATDDSTFETAKEFVGKLGKQVAVSEDFPAFIVNRILLPMINEAIYTLYEGVGNVEAIDAAMKLGAHHPMGPLELADFIGLDTCLSIMQVLHEGLADSKYRPCPLLVKYVEAGWLGRKTQRGFYDYRGAKPVPTR, from the coding sequence ATGGCGGCAGTGATCAAGAAGGTCGGCGTGATCGGCGCGGGTCAGATGGGCAATGGCATCGCGCATGTTGCGGCGCTGGCCGGCTTCGACGTGGTGCTCAACGACGTTTCGGCCGACCGCCTCAAGTCGGGCATGGCCACCATCAACGGCAATCTGGCGCGGCAAGTCTCCAAGAAGGCCGTCTCCGAGGACGACAAGGCCAAGGCGATGGCGCGCATCTCGCTGGCCGAGAAGCTGGACGACCTCGCCGACTGCGATCTCGTGATCGAGACCGCGGTCGAGAAGGAAGAGGTCAAGCGCAGGATTTTCCACGAGCTCTGCGCCGTGTTGAAGCCGGAGGCGATCGTCGCCTCCGATACGTCCTCGATCTCGATCACGCGGCTCGCCGCCGCCACGGACCGGCCGGAACGCTTTATCGGCATTCACTTCATGAATCCGGTGCCGTTGATGGAGCTGGTGGAGCTGATCCGCGGCATCGCCACCGACGATTCCACCTTCGAGACAGCCAAGGAATTCGTCGGCAAGCTCGGCAAGCAGGTCGCGGTCTCCGAGGATTTTCCGGCCTTCATCGTCAACCGCATCCTGCTGCCGATGATCAATGAGGCGATCTACACGCTGTACGAAGGCGTCGGCAATGTCGAGGCGATCGACGCCGCGATGAAGCTCGGCGCGCACCATCCGATGGGCCCGCTGGAGCTCGCCGATTTCATCGGCCTCGACACCTGTCTCTCTATCATGCAGGTGCTGCATGAGGGGCTGGCCGACTCCAAGTACCGTCCGTGCCCGCTGCTGGTGAAATACGTCGAGGCCGGCTGGCTCGGCCGCAAGACGCAGCGCGGCTTCTACGACTACCGCGGCGCAAAGCCGGTTCCGACGCGGTAA
- the tlpA gene encoding thiol:disulfide interchange protein TlpA, with the protein MLDKTPSAKRRIPLVIAAVAVVGLAGFAALYGLGLSRAPSGDPTCKPAVATAQKIAPLAHGEVAALTMASAPLKLPDLTFEDADGKPKKLSDFRGKTLLVNLWATWCVPCRKEMPALDELQGKLSGPNFEVVAINIDTRDPEKPKTFLKEANLVRLSYFSDQKAKAFQDLKAIGRALGMPTSVLVDPQGCEIATIAGPAEWASEDALKLIRAATGKAAASL; encoded by the coding sequence ATGCTCGACAAGACGCCCTCCGCAAAGCGCCGGATCCCCCTCGTCATCGCCGCCGTGGCGGTCGTGGGCCTGGCCGGCTTCGCCGCGCTGTACGGGCTGGGCCTGAGTCGCGCGCCCTCAGGCGATCCGACCTGCAAGCCGGCGGTCGCGACGGCGCAGAAAATCGCCCCGCTTGCCCACGGCGAGGTCGCGGCGCTGACCATGGCCAGCGCCCCGCTGAAGCTGCCCGACCTCACCTTCGAGGATGCCGACGGCAAGCCGAAGAAGCTGTCCGATTTCCGCGGCAAGACGCTGCTGGTGAACCTCTGGGCCACCTGGTGCGTGCCCTGCCGCAAGGAGATGCCGGCGCTGGACGAGCTCCAGGGCAAGCTGTCCGGCCCGAATTTCGAGGTGGTGGCGATCAATATCGACACCCGCGATCCCGAGAAGCCCAAGACCTTCCTGAAAGAGGCCAATCTTGTCAGGCTCAGCTATTTCAGCGACCAGAAAGCCAAGGCTTTCCAGGATCTTAAGGCGATAGGCCGGGCGCTGGGGATGCCGACTTCGGTGCTGGTCGACCCGCAAGGCTGCGAGATCGCGACGATTGCGGGACCCGCGGAATGGGCCAGCGAGGACGCGCTCAAGCTGATCCGGGCCGCGACCGGCAAGGCCGCCGCGTCGCTTTAG
- the argH gene encoding argininosuccinate lyase: MSNKMWGGRFSERPDEIMEEINVSIDVDRHLFAQDIAASKAHAAMLASQGIITASDAKNIGKGLDTILSEIGKGGFTFKRALEDIHMNVESRLSELIGPAAGRLHTARSRNDQVATDFRLFVRDVIDETDAALAAFQQALVERALEHAATVMPGFTHLQTAQPVTFGHHLLAYVEMAARDRGRFQDARKRLNESPLGAAALAGTSFPIDRHATAKALLFDRPMANSLDAVSDRDFVLETLSAAAICAVHMSRFAEEIVIWTSPLVGLVRLSDKFTTGSSIMPQKRNPDAAELVRAKTGRVIGALNGLLIVMKGLPLAYQKDMQEDKQGAMEGFAALSLAIRAMTGMVRDLVPDEARMKAAAGEGYATATDLADWLVRTLKMPFREAHHVTGRIVAMAAEGGVALHELPLTQMQAIEPKITKEVLGVLSVESSVKSRTSFGGTAPKNVASQAKSWAKRLEKERKSG, encoded by the coding sequence ATGAGCAACAAGATGTGGGGCGGCCGGTTCTCGGAACGTCCCGATGAGATCATGGAAGAGATCAACGTCTCCATCGACGTCGATCGTCACCTCTTCGCGCAGGACATTGCCGCGTCCAAGGCCCACGCCGCGATGCTGGCCAGCCAGGGCATCATCACGGCCTCTGATGCGAAAAATATCGGCAAGGGTCTAGACACGATCTTGTCAGAGATCGGCAAGGGCGGCTTCACGTTTAAGCGCGCGCTCGAAGACATCCATATGAACGTCGAGAGCCGCCTGTCCGAGCTGATCGGGCCCGCCGCCGGCCGCCTGCACACGGCGCGTTCGCGCAACGACCAGGTCGCGACCGATTTCCGCCTGTTCGTCCGCGACGTCATCGACGAGACCGATGCTGCGCTCGCCGCGTTCCAGCAGGCGCTGGTAGAGCGCGCGCTGGAACACGCCGCAACCGTGATGCCCGGTTTCACGCATCTGCAGACCGCGCAGCCCGTCACCTTCGGTCACCACTTGCTGGCCTATGTCGAGATGGCGGCGCGCGACCGCGGCCGCTTCCAGGACGCGCGCAAGCGGCTGAACGAATCCCCGCTGGGCGCGGCCGCGCTCGCCGGCACCTCGTTCCCGATCGACCGCCATGCCACCGCGAAGGCGCTGCTGTTCGACCGCCCGATGGCGAACTCGCTCGATGCGGTGTCCGACCGCGACTTCGTGCTGGAGACGCTTTCGGCGGCCGCGATCTGCGCCGTGCACATGTCGCGCTTTGCCGAGGAGATCGTGATCTGGACCTCGCCGCTGGTCGGCCTTGTCAGGCTCAGCGACAAGTTCACCACGGGCTCCTCGATCATGCCGCAGAAGCGCAATCCGGATGCCGCCGAGCTGGTGCGTGCCAAGACCGGCCGCGTCATCGGCGCGCTCAACGGGCTTCTGATCGTCATGAAGGGCCTGCCGCTCGCCTATCAAAAGGACATGCAAGAGGACAAGCAGGGCGCCATGGAGGGCTTTGCCGCGCTGTCGCTGGCGATCCGCGCCATGACCGGCATGGTCCGCGACCTCGTGCCCGATGAAGCCAGGATGAAGGCGGCAGCCGGCGAGGGCTATGCCACGGCGACCGATCTCGCCGACTGGCTGGTACGGACGCTGAAGATGCCGTTCCGCGAGGCCCACCACGTCACCGGCCGCATCGTCGCCATGGCGGCCGAGGGCGGCGTGGCGCTGCACGAGCTGCCGCTGACGCAGATGCAGGCGATCGAGCCGAAGATCACCAAGGAGGTGCTCGGCGTGCTCTCGGTCGAATCGTCGGTGAAGAGCCGGACCAGCTTCGGCGGCACCGCGCCGAAGAACGTGGCATCTCAGGCAAAGAGCTGGGCGAAGCGGCTGGAAAAAGAGCGAAAATCGGGCTGA
- the lptM gene encoding LPS translocon maturation chaperone LptM, whose product MTSKFRPAGSGWAIIVLSLTALALAGCGRKGPLDLPPTASATTGAAPADAETEAPRAPGTLSPTYSADPAPAAAKGRKKPFILDPLLDEPPARK is encoded by the coding sequence GTGACGTCAAAGTTTCGCCCGGCCGGCTCGGGGTGGGCCATCATTGTCCTTAGCCTGACGGCGCTGGCGCTCGCCGGCTGCGGCCGCAAAGGCCCGCTGGATCTGCCGCCGACCGCGTCCGCGACCACGGGCGCCGCGCCGGCCGACGCCGAGACCGAAGCCCCGAGGGCGCCGGGCACGCTCAGCCCCACCTATAGTGCGGATCCTGCGCCTGCGGCGGCGAAGGGCCGCAAGAAGCCGTTTATTCTCGATCCGCTCCTGGACGAACCTCCCGCCCGGAAATAA